A stretch of Aphanothece sacrum FPU1 DNA encodes these proteins:
- a CDS encoding CheR family methyltransferase: protein MSQEKTAIEKLLTQKMGWEMPKVSDRHLRKAIAMRQKACQLNELSSYLKRLQTSPEELQNLVEQIVIRETWFFRHREAFSLLRHHVNTDWLPHNPYKKLRVLSIPCSTGEEPYSIAITLLDTPLKPQQFHIDGMDISQEALIKAKQGIYGNNSFRSHDWVEHDKFFYPVKDGSQICQEVRHQVTFTQKNLFSVWLPTLPSYQIIFCRHLLIYLDTNARNRALETLERLLCEGGLLFVGAVETTLIKSPSLRFVAHPSAFAYQKILNTPDIKQKILQTSEKPQIRFKSPLSQPIIAQKSKMDYKISTLETAQKLANQGQLEEATQECQRHLQRSPIDASAYLLLGEIYQAQGQIEQAQRYFQKAIYLKPNDREALLHLALLRESQGDIKGAAVLKNRIQRLENDGD, encoded by the coding sequence ATGAGTCAGGAAAAAACAGCCATTGAGAAGTTACTCACCCAAAAAATGGGGTGGGAAATGCCCAAAGTTAGCGATCGCCATTTGAGAAAAGCGATCGCTATGCGTCAAAAAGCTTGTCAGTTAAATGAGCTTAGTAGCTATCTAAAACGGTTACAAACATCTCCCGAAGAACTGCAAAATCTGGTGGAACAAATTGTGATTCGAGAAACTTGGTTTTTTCGACATCGAGAGGCTTTTTCTTTGCTACGTCACCACGTTAACACGGATTGGTTGCCCCATAATCCCTACAAAAAATTACGGGTTTTGAGTATACCTTGTTCGACGGGAGAGGAACCTTATTCGATTGCCATAACTTTACTTGATACTCCATTAAAACCACAACAATTTCACATTGATGGTATGGATATAAGTCAAGAAGCTTTAATCAAAGCAAAACAAGGAATCTATGGCAATAATTCCTTTCGCTCTCATGATTGGGTAGAACATGATAAATTTTTTTATCCGGTTAAAGATGGTTCACAAATTTGTCAAGAAGTTCGCCATCAAGTAACGTTTACTCAGAAAAATTTGTTTTCTGTTTGGTTGCCGACTCTGCCATCTTATCAGATAATTTTTTGTCGTCATTTACTGATTTATTTAGATACTAATGCTCGAAATCGTGCGCTCGAAACTTTAGAACGTTTATTATGTGAAGGAGGGTTACTGTTTGTCGGAGCAGTGGAAACAACTCTGATTAAATCCCCTTCTTTGCGCTTTGTGGCTCATCCATCAGCTTTTGCTTACCAAAAAATCCTGAATACTCCTGATATCAAACAAAAAATTCTTCAAACCTCTGAGAAACCCCAGATCCGATTCAAGTCTCCCCTGAGTCAACCGATTATAGCTCAAAAAAGTAAAATGGATTATAAAATTTCTACCTTAGAAACAGCGCAAAAACTGGCTAATCAAGGACAATTAGAAGAAGCAACTCAGGAATGTCAACGTCATCTGCAAAGATCTCCGATTGATGCCTCAGCTTATTTATTACTAGGAGAAATCTATCAAGCGCAAGGACAAATTGAACAAGCACAGCGATATTTTCAAAAAGCAATTTACCTTAAGCCCAATGATCGTGAAGCTTTATTACATTTAGCTTTATTGAGGGAAAGTCAAGGAGATATTAAAGGAGCAGCAGTGCTAAAAAATCGAATTCAACGACTAGAAAATGACGGAGATTAA
- a CDS encoding DUF4079 domain-containing protein, with product MNLVIPETVKFWSQFGHPILMWVLLGLTVYALYSGIQWRRTRTADKDTRKELIQKDFRTKHYQIGSLLLALMVLGTIGGMAVTYINNGKLFFGPHLLVGLSMTGLIAISAALIPLMQKGNEFARYTHITLNVTLLGLFTWQAVTGMEIVQKILSKL from the coding sequence ATGAATTTGGTAATTCCAGAAACGGTGAAATTCTGGTCACAGTTTGGTCATCCCATTCTGATGTGGGTGTTGTTAGGGTTAACGGTTTATGCGTTGTATTCAGGTATTCAGTGGCGCAGAACTCGTACGGCGGACAAAGATACTCGAAAAGAGTTAATTCAAAAAGATTTTCGCACAAAACACTATCAAATTGGGTCACTTTTATTGGCGTTGATGGTATTAGGAACTATTGGCGGCATGGCAGTTACTTATATTAACAATGGTAAGTTATTTTTTGGGCCTCATCTGTTAGTGGGTTTATCCATGACGGGACTTATAGCCATATCGGCTGCTTTAATTCCTTTGATGCAAAAAGGTAACGAATTTGCTCGTTATACTCATATTACCTTAAATGTTACTTTGTTGGGTTTATTTACTTGGCAAGCGGTAACAGGTATGGAAATTGTTCAAAAAATTCTTAGCAAATTATAA
- the acs gene encoding acetate--CoA ligase: MSETTIESILQETRLFYPPSEFAQEAEINSLKAYEEHYAEAKADPQAFWAKLAQKELHWFKKWDQVLDWQPPFAKWFVGGKLNISYNCLDRHLTTPRRNKAAIIWEGEPGDSRTLTYAQLHREVCQFANSMKQLGVKKGDRVGIYMPMIPEAAIAMLACARIGAPHSVVFGGFSAEALKDRLEDAQAKLVITADGGFRKDKAVPLKAQVDLALEHGAPTVENVIVVQRTKEPITMVEGRDHWWHDLQKTSSPHCPAEIMDSEDTLFILYTSGSTGKPKGVVHTTGGYNLYTHMTSKWVFDLKETDVYWCTADVGWITGHSYIVYGPLSNGATSLMYEGAPRASNPGCFWDVIEKYGVNIFYTAPTAIRAFIKMGEDIPNARDLSSLRLLGTVGEPINPEAWMWYHRVIGAERCPIVDTWWQTETGGIMVTALPGAIPTKPGSATRPFPGIIVDVVDKQGNPVPDNTGGYLVVKYPWPSMLRTVYGNPERFRKTYWEEIPHIDGQPVYFAGDSVRRDEDGYFWIMGRVDDVMNVAGHRLGSMELESALKSHPGVAESGVIGIPDEIKGEEIVAFVILKNDFSPSDDLVKELKQHVMEEIGAIARPGEIYFTDVLPKTRSGKIVRRFLRQIAAGQEIVGDRSTVEDPTVLDKLEAEIREKHPKVG, translated from the coding sequence ATGTCAGAAACAACCATCGAATCTATCTTACAAGAAACCCGGCTATTTTATCCTCCCTCTGAATTTGCCCAAGAAGCCGAGATCAACAGCTTAAAAGCTTATGAAGAACACTATGCCGAAGCTAAGGCTGATCCCCAAGCATTTTGGGCAAAACTAGCCCAAAAAGAATTACATTGGTTCAAGAAATGGGATCAAGTTCTCGACTGGCAACCTCCCTTTGCTAAATGGTTTGTCGGAGGCAAACTTAACATCTCTTATAATTGTCTAGATCGACACTTGACTACCCCCAGACGCAATAAAGCAGCCATTATCTGGGAAGGAGAACCCGGCGACTCTCGCACCTTAACCTATGCTCAACTCCATCGGGAAGTCTGTCAATTTGCTAACTCGATGAAACAGTTAGGAGTTAAAAAAGGCGATCGCGTGGGTATCTATATGCCTATGATCCCAGAAGCAGCGATCGCCATGTTAGCTTGCGCTCGCATTGGTGCGCCTCATAGTGTGGTTTTTGGCGGATTTAGCGCAGAAGCTCTCAAAGATCGCTTAGAAGATGCTCAAGCTAAGCTTGTTATCACGGCTGATGGGGGTTTTCGTAAGGATAAAGCTGTTCCTCTCAAAGCGCAAGTAGATTTAGCTCTAGAACATGGGGCCCCTACCGTCGAAAATGTGATTGTGGTTCAACGTACTAAAGAACCAATTACTATGGTAGAAGGACGGGATCATTGGTGGCACGATCTCCAAAAAACCTCATCCCCACACTGTCCGGCGGAAATTATGGATAGTGAAGATACTCTGTTTATTCTCTATACCAGTGGTAGCACAGGAAAACCCAAAGGTGTGGTACATACTACCGGAGGATATAATCTCTACACCCACATGACCAGTAAATGGGTCTTTGATCTCAAGGAAACTGATGTATACTGGTGTACGGCTGATGTAGGCTGGATCACAGGTCATAGTTATATTGTCTATGGCCCTCTGTCTAATGGGGCCACAAGTTTAATGTATGAGGGGGCCCCCCGTGCTTCTAACCCTGGTTGTTTCTGGGATGTGATCGAAAAATATGGAGTCAATATTTTCTATACTGCTCCGACAGCAATTCGCGCTTTTATTAAAATGGGAGAAGATATCCCGAATGCTCGTGATCTCTCCTCTTTGCGTCTTTTAGGAACTGTTGGCGAACCCATTAACCCTGAAGCTTGGATGTGGTATCATCGCGTCATTGGTGCAGAACGCTGTCCCATTGTGGATACTTGGTGGCAAACGGAAACCGGAGGAATCATGGTAACAGCTTTACCTGGAGCCATTCCCACTAAACCTGGCTCAGCTACTCGTCCTTTTCCTGGCATTATAGTTGATGTGGTCGATAAACAGGGTAATCCTGTCCCTGATAATACGGGAGGGTATTTGGTGGTTAAATATCCTTGGCCAAGTATGTTACGCACGGTTTATGGCAACCCTGAACGTTTTCGCAAAACCTATTGGGAAGAAATTCCTCATATTGATGGACAACCTGTTTATTTTGCCGGAGATAGTGTCCGTCGGGATGAAGATGGCTATTTTTGGATTATGGGACGGGTGGATGATGTCATGAATGTGGCAGGTCATCGCTTAGGTTCAATGGAGTTAGAATCAGCTTTAAAGTCTCATCCTGGGGTCGCTGAGTCTGGTGTGATCGGTATCCCTGATGAGATCAAAGGAGAGGAGATCGTAGCTTTTGTGATCTTAAAAAATGATTTTAGTCCCTCTGATGATTTAGTCAAGGAATTAAAACAGCACGTGATGGAAGAAATTGGTGCGATCGCTCGTCCAGGAGAAATTTACTTTACGGATGTTTTACCGAAGACTCGTTCGGGTAAAATTGTCCGTCGCTTTTTACGTCAAATAGCGGCCGGACAAGAAATTGTCGGTGATAGAAGCACTGTGGAAGATCCCACTGTTTTAGATAAGTTAGAAGCAGAAATCCGTGAAAAACACCCTAAAGTTGGATAA
- a CDS encoding ABC-ATPase domain-containing protein, with translation MSNEQTLYNQLLALDGRGYKAYQDIKGSYQFQDFILIIDHVQSDPFASPSKIILKIPAFVAQFPPSLYQSPSRTLGLEDYLIRQFDQVARQISSHRGTGKSGLIAIVSVGQEILKRTAAFVREGNLEIRFFVGLPARGRTILGRQAAQMLCEDIPEIVDRALKYSALNPEALRKQVETVEDADWLRQELGKRGLVEFVANGSILPRRSGVDARPLETEAIPFQSPKSLEVSFNCPNRGLIEGMGIPQGITLIVGGGYHGKSTLLRALELGVYNHIPEDGREFVISEPTGVKIRAEDGRSIVGVNISPFINQLPQGRSTDNFSTTNASGSTSQAANIIEALEVGAKVLFIDEDTAATNFMIRDRRMQQLISKEKEPITPLIDKIRQLYTDYGVSTILVMGGSGDYFEVADTVITMNNFQPEEVTKQAKLIAQQHLNERLWEGGDTFGKITPRMPLSESIDPSRGHKAVKVKVRDVDEVGFGTEEIDLTAVEQIVETGQLRAIAAALIYAKNTYMKGQCTLSKILDKVMADIASEGLDCISEFPQGDLVFFRRFELAAALNRLRSLKVSL, from the coding sequence ATGTCCAATGAGCAAACCCTCTATAATCAACTTTTAGCCTTAGATGGACGAGGTTATAAAGCTTATCAAGACATCAAAGGGAGTTATCAATTTCAGGATTTTATCCTAATTATTGATCATGTTCAAAGTGATCCCTTCGCCTCTCCTAGTAAAATTATCCTAAAAATTCCGGCATTTGTAGCCCAATTTCCTCCTAGTCTTTATCAGTCCCCTAGTCGAACTTTAGGTCTAGAAGACTATCTTATCCGACAATTTGACCAAGTTGCCCGTCAAATTAGTAGTCATCGGGGGACAGGAAAAAGTGGACTTATTGCCATTGTTTCTGTCGGACAAGAAATCTTAAAACGTACCGCCGCTTTTGTTAGAGAAGGAAACCTAGAAATCCGCTTTTTTGTAGGACTTCCGGCCCGAGGACGTACAATTTTGGGTCGTCAAGCGGCCCAGATGTTATGTGAGGATATCCCGGAAATTGTTGATCGGGCCTTGAAATATTCCGCCTTGAACCCAGAAGCGTTACGAAAACAGGTAGAAACCGTTGAAGATGCCGACTGGTTACGGCAAGAATTAGGAAAACGGGGTTTAGTGGAATTTGTGGCTAATGGCTCTATTTTACCCCGTCGCAGTGGGGTAGATGCCCGTCCCTTAGAAACGGAGGCCATCCCCTTTCAATCCCCAAAATCCCTAGAAGTGAGTTTTAATTGTCCAAATCGGGGTTTAATTGAAGGAATGGGCATTCCTCAAGGCATTACTCTCATTGTTGGGGGTGGATATCATGGCAAATCTACCTTATTACGGGCTTTAGAATTGGGAGTTTATAATCATATTCCCGAAGATGGCAGAGAATTTGTGATTAGTGAGCCAACAGGGGTTAAAATTAGGGCTGAAGATGGGCGTAGTATTGTTGGAGTCAATATTTCTCCCTTTATTAATCAGTTACCTCAAGGACGTTCAACGGACAATTTTTCTACTACTAATGCTAGTGGCAGTACGTCTCAAGCGGCTAATATCATAGAAGCTTTAGAAGTTGGGGCCAAAGTCTTATTTATAGATGAAGATACGGCCGCCACTAATTTCATGATCCGCGATCGCCGGATGCAACAATTAATTAGTAAAGAAAAAGAACCAATTACCCCCTTAATTGATAAAATCAGGCAACTTTATACAGATTATGGGGTGTCTACTATTTTGGTGATGGGAGGCAGTGGGGATTATTTTGAGGTGGCCGATACAGTCATCACCATGAATAATTTTCAGCCCGAAGAAGTGACCAAACAAGCTAAATTGATTGCTCAACAGCACTTAAATGAGCGTTTGTGGGAAGGGGGGGACACTTTTGGGAAAATTACCCCTAGAATGCCCTTATCTGAGAGTATTGACCCCAGTAGAGGGCATAAGGCAGTTAAAGTTAAGGTAAGAGATGTAGATGAGGTGGGGTTTGGGACAGAGGAAATTGATTTAACAGCAGTAGAACAAATTGTGGAAACTGGACAATTACGGGCGATCGCGGCAGCCCTTATCTATGCTAAAAATACTTATATGAAGGGTCAATGTACCTTATCCAAGATTTTAGATAAAGTTATGGCTGATATTGCCTCTGAGGGATTAGATTGTATTAGTGAGTTTCCTCAAGGTGATTTAGTGTTCTTTCGTCGCTTTGAATTAGCTGCTGCTTTAAATAGATTGCGATCGCTCAAAGTGTCCCTTTGA
- a CDS encoding DUF3007 family protein, whose translation MRRIDVIAIGFGVFIAGGVVYMLFQAVGFDQISAGIWSQALLVGGLVVWTLTYLLRVAGQKMTYNQQIQDYKDAVLQKSLDEMTPEELEKLQKEIEQQ comes from the coding sequence ATGAGACGAATTGATGTCATAGCCATTGGCTTCGGGGTATTTATCGCCGGAGGGGTCGTCTATATGTTGTTTCAGGCAGTTGGATTTGACCAAATATCCGCCGGAATCTGGAGTCAAGCTTTATTAGTAGGGGGTTTAGTGGTCTGGACACTGACCTATTTGTTACGAGTTGCGGGTCAAAAAATGACTTACAATCAACAGATACAAGACTACAAAGATGCTGTCTTGCAAAAAAGCTTAGACGAGATGACCCCAGAAGAACTCGAAAAGCTACAAAAAGAAATTGAACAACAATGA
- the gcvT gene encoding glycine cleavage system aminomethyltransferase GcvT, translating to MAKSESSVTLSRTPLFDLIVESKARMTEFSGWEMPVQFSGLKQEHEAVRKAVGMFDISHMGKFALQGQDLIKALQLLVPSDLERLKPGQAQYTVLLNPDGGVIDDIIVYYQGEANTAEQRGMIIVNAATKEKDKTWLLSHLENTAVTLTDLSEQKVLIAIQGPQSLEKLQPLVTEDLSQIKFFGHLETKVLGQPAFIARTGYTGEDGFEIMLDPDVGKSLWRSLLKADVTPCGLGARDTLRLEAAMCLYGQDMDEKTTPLEADLKWLVHLNSKGEFIGRNILEQQKANGVSRRLVGLEMEGRHIARHGYPILSDGQVVGEVTSGTLCPTVGKAIALAYVPKALGKIGQTVDVEIRGKYYPATVVKKPFYRCSTRP from the coding sequence GTGGCCAAATCAGAATCTTCTGTTACCCTTTCTCGTACCCCCCTATTTGATCTGATAGTTGAAAGCAAAGCCCGAATGACAGAATTTTCCGGTTGGGAAATGCCCGTTCAATTTAGTGGACTCAAGCAAGAACATGAGGCAGTCCGAAAGGCTGTAGGGATGTTTGATATCTCTCACATGGGGAAATTTGCCCTTCAAGGTCAAGACTTAATCAAAGCCTTACAATTACTCGTTCCTTCAGATTTAGAACGCCTAAAACCCGGACAAGCTCAATATACAGTCCTCCTCAACCCCGATGGAGGTGTTATTGATGACATCATTGTTTATTATCAGGGGGAGGCAAATACAGCAGAACAACGAGGGATGATCATTGTTAATGCGGCAACCAAAGAAAAAGATAAAACTTGGTTATTGTCTCATCTAGAAAACACTGCCGTTACCTTAACTGATTTATCAGAACAAAAAGTTTTAATCGCTATTCAAGGACCCCAAAGTCTAGAAAAATTACAACCTTTAGTAACAGAAGATCTTAGTCAAATTAAATTTTTTGGTCATCTAGAAACCAAAGTATTAGGACAACCTGCTTTTATTGCTCGTACTGGTTATACCGGAGAAGATGGCTTTGAAATTATGCTTGATCCAGATGTAGGAAAATCCCTCTGGAGATCGCTCTTAAAAGCTGATGTTACCCCTTGTGGACTAGGTGCGCGAGATACATTACGTTTAGAAGCCGCTATGTGTCTCTATGGTCAAGATATGGACGAAAAAACCACTCCTTTAGAAGCAGATTTAAAATGGTTAGTTCATCTCAACAGTAAAGGCGAATTTATTGGACGTAATATTTTAGAACAACAAAAAGCTAATGGTGTCTCCCGTCGCTTAGTCGGGTTAGAGATGGAAGGACGACATATTGCCCGTCATGGTTATCCTATCTTATCCGATGGTCAAGTCGTTGGAGAAGTTACCAGTGGTACTTTATGTCCAACCGTCGGCAAAGCGATCGCTTTAGCATATGTTCCCAAAGCTTTAGGTAAAATCGGACAAACCGTTGATGTAGAAATTCGCGGCAAATATTACCCCGCTACGGTAGTCAAAAAACCCTTTTATCGTTGTTCTACTCGACCTTAA
- the trpA gene encoding tryptophan synthase subunit alpha: protein MTSVSDCFQALRDRGECALIPFITAGDPDLETTAKALRLLDVSGADIIELGVPYSDPLADGPVIQAAATRALGRGVKLEDVLAIVKEVNQDIKTPIILFTYYNPIFYRGIEAFLQQIKAVGVQGLVVPDLPLEEASNLLKPASEMGIEVTLLVAPTSPLERIKAIAAQSQGFIYLVSVTGVTGMRTQVAARVEDLITNLRQVTDKPIGVGFGISQAQQALQVKKWGADGVIVGSAMVQRLAEGTPEEGLKAVGEFCRTLKQALIDTPTVF from the coding sequence ATAACCTCGGTTTCCGACTGTTTCCAAGCTTTGCGCGATCGCGGCGAATGTGCATTAATTCCTTTTATAACCGCAGGTGATCCCGATTTAGAGACTACTGCCAAGGCCTTACGACTTCTAGATGTTTCGGGAGCCGATATAATTGAGTTAGGGGTTCCCTATTCTGATCCTTTAGCAGATGGCCCAGTTATCCAAGCAGCGGCCACTCGCGCTTTGGGTCGAGGGGTTAAATTAGAAGATGTCTTAGCGATCGTCAAAGAGGTCAACCAAGACATTAAAACCCCGATTATTCTGTTTACTTACTACAATCCTATTTTTTATCGGGGAATTGAAGCTTTTCTGCAACAAATTAAAGCAGTTGGGGTACAGGGTCTAGTAGTGCCTGATTTGCCCCTAGAAGAAGCTTCAAACCTCTTAAAACCTGCTAGTGAGATGGGGATTGAAGTTACCTTATTAGTGGCTCCTACGAGTCCCTTAGAACGAATAAAAGCGATCGCTGCTCAATCTCAAGGGTTTATTTATTTGGTGAGTGTTACAGGGGTAACGGGAATGCGCACCCAAGTGGCCGCCAGAGTTGAAGATTTAATCACTAATTTACGTCAAGTGACGGATAAACCCATTGGGGTAGGTTTTGGCATTTCTCAAGCTCAACAGGCTTTACAGGTCAAAAAATGGGGAGCAGATGGGGTGATTGTAGGGAGTGCGATGGTTCAAAGATTAGCCGAAGGGACACCCGAAGAAGGGTTAAAAGCGGTGGGAGAATTTTGTCGGACTCTTAAACAAGCACTGATTGACACTCCTACTGTATTTTAG
- a CDS encoding methyl-accepting chemotaxis protein, whose translation MKTRKSLTIESKLLGLLIFSAVSMSVGAVITRVGMSNLNVEVKNMAEKDLNLIQNLIQMQENQLAQVVNFEQAFRLGINQTNGKFDQGSFNQAKDEFGDKENLVNVAIEKAQSLIGEQLNSAINETEKQNFQEIGHTLNDYQQNYILFSNKANELFRLLNTNEIAKAKLAANDLQVLQEKLKTENTSLLQQVVSFSQNSAQLAQKHTQTTVTLVSIIFLTSIIAILGLGYWMTRSIAISLGKAVKIAEQVSEGNLTTQVEITSNDEIGQLLEALKTMINNLNGLISKVQQSGISITSSTTQMAASRKQLEATLTEQIASTNEVTATAQEIANTSEELVKTMEQITELSQGTAQAASQGQTELGSMETTMRQLAEATTSIASKLGVMSEKAHNINSVVLTITKVADQTNLLSLNAAIEAEKAGEYGAGFAVVAREIRRLADQTAVATLEIEQMVKEMQSAVSTGVMEMDKFNKEVSSSVQDVGNISHKIAQVIEQVQRINPRFELVSKSMEEQSRSARHIREAMEQLSEGSEQTAYSLHDTHLVLEQLDDAAQGLQTEISAFKVKS comes from the coding sequence ATGAAGACTCGCAAATCACTGACCATTGAATCTAAATTACTCGGCTTACTAATTTTTTCAGCAGTTAGTATGTCCGTTGGGGCTGTTATTACTAGAGTGGGAATGTCTAATCTAAATGTCGAAGTCAAAAATATGGCAGAAAAGGATCTCAATTTGATCCAAAATCTGATTCAAATGCAGGAAAATCAATTAGCTCAAGTAGTGAACTTTGAGCAAGCTTTTAGACTAGGAATTAATCAGACTAATGGTAAATTTGATCAAGGAAGTTTTAATCAAGCTAAAGATGAATTTGGAGACAAAGAAAATCTTGTTAATGTAGCGATTGAGAAAGCCCAAAGTTTAATTGGAGAACAACTTAATAGTGCAATAAATGAAACAGAAAAGCAAAATTTTCAAGAAATTGGTCATACCTTAAATGATTATCAGCAAAATTATATTTTATTTAGTAATAAAGCTAATGAACTTTTTAGATTACTTAATACCAATGAAATAGCAAAAGCTAAATTAGCAGCCAATGATCTGCAAGTTTTACAAGAAAAACTTAAGACAGAAAATACCAGTTTGTTACAACAAGTGGTCAGTTTTTCACAAAATTCTGCCCAATTAGCTCAAAAGCATACACAAACTACAGTCACCCTTGTTTCTATCATTTTTCTTACCAGCATTATCGCTATTTTAGGGTTAGGTTATTGGATGACTCGTAGTATTGCAATTTCTTTAGGGAAAGCCGTAAAAATTGCCGAACAAGTCTCTGAAGGTAATCTCACGACTCAAGTTGAGATAACTTCTAATGACGAAATCGGTCAATTATTAGAAGCCTTAAAAACCATGATAAATAACCTCAATGGATTGATTTCTAAGGTGCAACAATCTGGTATTTCCATTACCAGTTCTACGACACAAATGGCTGCTTCTAGAAAACAATTAGAAGCTACTTTAACTGAACAAATCGCTTCGACTAATGAGGTAACAGCAACCGCTCAAGAAATTGCTAATACTTCTGAAGAATTAGTCAAAACAATGGAACAAATTACTGAGTTATCTCAAGGAACGGCCCAAGCAGCAAGTCAAGGACAAACTGAGTTAGGTAGCATGGAAACCACCATGCGTCAACTAGCAGAAGCAACTACTTCTATTGCTTCTAAATTAGGGGTAATGAGTGAAAAAGCACATAATATTAATAGTGTGGTTTTAACCATTACTAAAGTAGCTGATCAAACTAACTTATTATCTCTTAATGCTGCAATTGAAGCAGAAAAAGCGGGAGAATATGGGGCTGGTTTTGCCGTAGTTGCTAGAGAAATTCGTCGTTTAGCTGATCAAACTGCTGTCGCTACTTTAGAAATTGAACAGATGGTTAAAGAAATGCAATCTGCAGTTTCTACAGGAGTTATGGAAATGGATAAATTTAATAAAGAAGTTAGTAGTAGTGTGCAAGATGTAGGAAATATTAGTCATAAAATTGCTCAAGTGATCGAACAAGTACAACGGATTAACCCTCGTTTTGAATTAGTAAGTAAAAGCATGGAAGAACAATCTCGAAGCGCGCGGCACATTCGAGAGGCGATGGAACAGTTAAGTGAAGGGTCTGAACAAACGGCTTATTCTTTGCATGATACTCATCTTGTATTAGAACAATTAGACGATGCGGCTCAAGGATTACAAACTGAAATTTCAGCTTTTAAAGTTAAATCCTAA
- a CDS encoding chemotaxis protein CheW encodes MLLLLFHLGDEKYAIDCKQVVEIIPQVLLKKLYQAPEYVAGVFNYRGKIVPAIDLCFIIRGDCCRRCLSTRIMMVNYPMPNGTTRYLGLVAERVTDTLYKPESELIPAELSSNSTPYLGEMIPEQQGMIQRLRVEELLSDSQRAWLLPENRSN; translated from the coding sequence ATGTTGTTACTCCTATTCCATCTCGGTGATGAAAAATATGCCATTGACTGTAAACAGGTAGTAGAAATTATCCCCCAAGTCTTGTTAAAAAAGCTATATCAAGCTCCTGAATATGTGGCTGGAGTCTTTAATTATCGGGGTAAAATTGTTCCGGCGATTGATTTATGCTTCATAATTAGGGGCGATTGCTGTCGTCGTTGTCTTAGTACAAGAATTATGATGGTTAATTATCCCATGCCCAACGGCACTACCCGGTATCTAGGATTAGTCGCAGAAAGAGTGACAGATACCCTGTATAAACCAGAAAGCGAATTAATTCCTGCGGAATTATCCTCCAATTCTACCCCTTATTTAGGAGAAATGATTCCCGAACAACAGGGAATGATTCAAAGATTACGAGTCGAAGAATTATTATCCGACTCACAACGGGCATGGTTATTACCTGAAAATCGGTCTAACTAA
- the ndhL gene encoding NAD(P)H-quinone oxidoreductase subunit L, with product MTTLLTQDTLIAALLYLTLSVLYLLILPGFVYFYLKTRWYVASSFERGFMYFLMFFFFPGVLLLSPFLNFRPKRRQLI from the coding sequence ATTACTACCCTACTGACACAAGATACCCTGATCGCGGCCTTACTCTACCTAACTTTAAGTGTTCTATATCTTTTGATTCTTCCTGGATTTGTCTATTTTTACCTGAAAACTCGTTGGTATGTAGCCAGTTCCTTTGAACGCGGGTTTATGTACTTCCTGATGTTCTTCTTTTTCCCAGGAGTCCTACTTTTAAGTCCTTTTTTGAATTTTCGCCCTAAACGTCGTCAATTAATCTAG